From the genome of Vitis riparia cultivar Riparia Gloire de Montpellier isolate 1030 chromosome 2, EGFV_Vit.rip_1.0, whole genome shotgun sequence, one region includes:
- the LOC117931054 gene encoding cytochrome P450 87A3, which translates to MWPIALCIGTFVIIRIIHWGYSWRNPKCNGKLPPGSMGLPLLGETLQFFAPNTSSDIPPFIKERMERYGPIFRTNLVGRPVVVSTDPDLNYFIFQQEGQLFQSWYPDTFTKIFGRQNVGSLHGFMYKYLKNMVLNLFGPESLKKMLPEVEHATCRNLDRWSCQDTVELKEATARMIFDLTAKKLISYEQDKSSENLRENFVAFIQGLISFPLDIPGTAYHKCLQGRKKAMSMLKNMLKERRAMPRKKQSDFFDYVIEELKKEGTILTEAIALDLMFVLLFASFETTSLAITLATKFLSDHPLVLKKLTEEHEAILEKREIVDSELTWKEYKSMTFTFQFINETVRLANIVPGIFRKALREIQFKGYTIPAGWAIMVCPPAVHLNPAKYEDPLAFNPWRWEGVESSGASKHFMAFGGGMRFCVGTDFTKMQMAVFLHCLVTKYRWQTVRGGDIVRTPGLQFPNGFHVQILGKN; encoded by the exons ATGTGGCCAATTGCTTTGTGCATTGGAACTTTTGTTATTATAAGGATTATACATTGGGGTTACAGCTGGAGGAATCCCAAATGCAATGGGAAACTTCCACCAGGTTCAATGGGCTTGCCATTACTTGGTGAGACCCTTCAGTTCTTCGCCCCCAACACTTCTTCTGATATTCCTCCCTTCATTAAAGAGAGGATGGAAAG GTATGGGCCTATATTTCGAACCAATTTGGTGGGACGGCCAGTTGTTGTATCAACAGACCCAGATCTTAACTATTTCATCTTTCAACAAGAAGGACAATTGTTCCAGAGCTGGTATCCAGATACATTCACAAAGATCTTTGGGCGACAGAATGTGGGTTCCTTACATGGGTTTATGTACAAGTACCTTAAGAACATGGTGTTGAACCTCTTTGGTCCTGAAAGCCTGAAAAAGATGCTCCCTGAGGTTGAACACGCCACATGTAGAAATTTAGACAGGTGGTCATGTCAAGACACTGTTGAATTGAAGGAAGCAACTGCAAGA ATGATATTTGATCTGACTGCAAAGAAACTCATCAGTTATGAACAAGACAAGTCCTCAGAAAATCTAAGGGAGAACTTTGTTGCTTTCATACAGGGATTAATCTCCTTCCCTTTGGATATTCCTGGAACAGCTTACCACAAATGTTTGCAG GGAAGGAAGAAGGCAATGAGCATGCTGAAGAACATGCTAAAGGAGAGACGAGCAATGCCTAGGAAGAAGCAGAGTGATTTCTTTGATTATGTAATTGAAGAACTTAAGAAAGAAGGAACAATCCTCACAGAAGCAATTGCATTAGATTTAATGTTTGTACTCCTCTTTGCCAGCTTCGAGACAACTTCATTGGCTATAACTTTAGCTACGAAGTTTCTTTCTGACCATCCTTTGGTGCTGAAGAAATTAACG GAAGAGCATGAGGCAATTCTAGAAAAACGGGAAATTGTGGATTCTGAACTTACATGGAAAGAATACAAATCAATGACATTCACATTTCAG TTCATCAATGAAACAGTTAGGCTGGCAAATATAGTTCCAGGAATCTTCAGGAAGGCACTGAGAGAAATCCAGTTTAAGG GATATACCATTCCAGCAGGTTGGGCGATTATGGTCTGTCCGCCAGCTGTGCATCTGAACCCAGCAAAATATGAAGATCCCCTTGCCTTCAATCCATGGAGATGGGAG GGAGTAGAATCCAGTGGTGCATCTAAGCATTTCATGGCCTTTGGTGGTGGCATGAGGTTTTGTGTCGGAACAGACTTTACCAAAATGCAGATGGCTGTGTTTCTCCATTGCTTGGTTACAAAGTACAG GTGGCAAACAGTCAGAGGAGGAGACATTGTCCGGACTCCTGGTTTACAATTTCCAAATGGTTTCCATGTTCAGATATTGGGGAAAAATTAA